In Arachis stenosperma cultivar V10309 chromosome 1, arast.V10309.gnm1.PFL2, whole genome shotgun sequence, one DNA window encodes the following:
- the LOC130934564 gene encoding uncharacterized protein LOC130934564: MSKTDTNPNRLFFGCPLLKVTEAHCKFFLWVDDHIVRVRAGEATRGSGDGKQSDVGKYLGMDNLIDHVEERIAKLEKLLNKKSREAELRKKGREAAARDMDASSRTSTD; the protein is encoded by the exons ATGTCGAAGACAGACACCAACCCAAATAGGTTATTTTTTGGATGCCCATTATTAAAG GTGACAGAAGCACATTGCAAGTTCTTTCTCTGGGTTGATGACCACATTGTTAGGGTCAGAGCGGGGGAGGCTACAAGGGGATCGGGTGACGGGAAGCAGAGTGATGTTGGAAAATACTTGGGAATGGATAACTTGATAGACCATGTAGAGGAAAGAATAGCAAAACTGGAGAAGCTGCTGAACAAGAAAAGTAGAGAAGCAGAGTTGAGGAAAAAGGGTAGAGAAGCAGCTGCAAGAGACATGGATGCTTCATCAAGAACGTCTACTGATTAG